The Lathyrus oleraceus cultivar Zhongwan6 chromosome 5, CAAS_Psat_ZW6_1.0, whole genome shotgun sequence genome includes the window TTCTTAACTTAAgaattatatttttttgtttgaattaACTATGATTTTGTGGTTAAGTGTTCTTGATACTTTTCTTAAAGGATGTTATGTCTATAGATTATAGATTCATGTGAGCCGAGATCTAGCCTATATTTCCTTTAGGGGGTGGTGTGGTTTTCTTGCTTTGAATTTCTTCTCCTCCTATTGCttagtttttttttgttatttGATTTGTTATGTTTAGTGATTTCCTTTTGTTTGTCATCGTGTATGATtatttgattgttgttgtttttaGTTTAGTGGCAGTGGTGCGATTTGAATTAGTTTTGAGATAAAAATTCATTAAATTAGAagataaaattatttttgatttAGTTCGATTTTGAATgattaattaaaaaaatcaatcaaatgtaATCTAATTTATGTGATTtaattttgatcaatttttaaatatccaaattacaaaatatatatatttttttaatcaatattataaaaatactataaaataataattttgaagtaatatataacatataatattttaaaaattaaaattacaaaatTATAATGATCAATTATTTTAAAacaatattaaaaataaataaacaaacaaaactaataaataatattaaaataaaataaaatcaaagaataATATAATAcattttattaataaaaaaagaAATGAGTATTAAAATATATGCTTTGGTTATAAAAATGTAATTCAATTTTTTGAGTAAGTGTATCAGGAAAAGTTTTATCATAAACTAATAATCAACGACAACGACCACTAGTGGGAACTTGTTATCATTAATAAAAACATAGATTATAAAAGTTATTTAAAATTAAgtaaaaaatcataaaaaacattttataaaaaaaagttaaTGACAACTTATCAAGGGATCACCGACAATTACTTCGATTGTTTTATATAAAAGGGAAGAATCTAAAAAACAACAagttaaaaataaaatataagaAATGTCAAAGTACAATAGTAATCCAAAcaacaaaagagaaaaaaacaGTTAGATAGAACATCCAAAATCACAAAAACAGAGAAACCTTCGTAATCGACCAACGCCAGAGCTCCTCATACAAGCAATTCAAGCTAGATTTTAAAGTTATTGCTCCACCATCAACAAAATAATGAACAACAGGTAAAAACGAGAACCACTGCACACCTCAGGAGAGAGGCCGACTTCTAGAACCAATATTGATTTAAGTATATGATAGGGTTCTGAAGTCAATCTGAGAAGAGGAAAGAGTTCACAGTAACCTATAAGAAAATTAAGTTCAAGCCAAAAAGATAATCTTATCCTCTACCTCTTTCACATTTACTGAAACACCGAAGAAAAACTCATTATTATACACATACCAAATAGTCCAAACCACCGCATGTCAGATAATAGAATACCCCTTATAACCTTAGTCATATGATCTAGAGAGCTAAAAAAGATTACTAATATCCCTAGGAAGAACTAAATGGAAGGCCAACCAACTAAAAATCTTATACCGAACAATGGAAGGAAGACTACATGCGAGAAACAAATAGGAAGCTGACTCAAGTCATCTTCGCACAAGATGCAAGAGGTAGCGTTCAGATCTACAAAGAATTTCCTCTTAAATAGATTATATATAGACGGAAACCGATATTGTAGAGCCTTCCAAGAAAAGATCTTAACCTTGGAGGGGCTAATTGTCCCATATCAGTGGAAGGGTTTGGAACTCCTTTCCTACCCGGATATCAATAAGAGGCACATAACTCAATTGGAGATGATAATCATATGCCAAAAAAAATACACTATTTACCATTCCTCTAAATCCACCTATCACTCTCCTTACTAAGTCAGTCATCTTGGAGAAACGAAAAGAAGTCAGTGATTAGAGGTTTCCCGTGGACAAAAAAGGGGTGTCACCATCGAAGATCCTAAGAAAATATGTCGTCCTTCCACCTACCTATCTCCCCAACAGACACATCCTGAACACATAAAATAGAGAAAAGCCTAAGAAACCTAATCTTAAGAGGAATATTCTCAATCAAAGGGTCAACCCAGAAGGAGATCTAATTGTCTGACCCAACCTTCCTAAACATACCTTTCTCAAATCAATTAAGAGAATATTCTTTCTTGGATTCAAGAAGAGGCATACATCTCCACCAAACGGAGACATAACGCAACTCAGAAATCTTACTTGCACTTAAAGAAGAAACACTAGGGGCACGAGAACAGGAAAACAAAATATCACACTAGAGACCAAAAGTATTTGGTATAAGTCTTCATCTTAATTTGACTAGGAGGGCTAAGTTATCCTTCCTAAGATCTTTAACTCTCAAACCCTCTTTCTTCTTAGATTTACAGACATCCAACCACTTCACTCAGAAGGTCTTAGAATCTCCTTTCACACCGTCCTAGAGAAACCTCATTTGAATCCTCACTAAGGTCTTCCATACTTTCCTAGGCATCTTAAGGAAATATAGAAAGAAATCAGGAATATCATTGAGGACGAAATTAAAGAGAATCACTCTGCCACCGAGGCTAACATTTTTATGATAACACAAATTGAATATTTTCCGCATTAGATTGACAAGAGGTCCCAAGTGGATTGTAGTCGTGGATTTTCCCCCCACTGCTAGCGCTATCCCCATATATCTAAAAAGGAGAGACTCGATCCTACAATGAAGAAAGTTCTTACCTAACTCTAAGAAAGAGGAATCTACATTAATCCCAATTAGATTACTCTTATGAAATTTATCTCCAAGACCTGAGTTAGCTAAAAATCCCTAAGGATAACTTTAATGGTCCACCGATTCTCGATTGAAGGCTCAGTCAAGAtaacaatatcatcaacatattcTAACAACCAATATAATCACCACTTCAATCACCATCGACCATCACTCTAACTACCACTAGACACCACTTTGAACACTCTCAACTACCATTTTAACAATCATCAATCACCACTTCATCCACCTCTAATTCTCAAATGATCACCATCAACTACTGCTAAGACCATCACCCCAACAAGGGCTAACCACCGGTGTGACCACCATTTCAACCACCACTTCTAACCATCATTTCATCGACCTTCCATCATTATTCTGGTCAACATGGGATATCACTCTAACCATCACTCTAAACACTTTGATAATCATTTTGAGTAACAAAATCTTTTACTTCAATCATCGCCGACCACTACtccaaccaccatcaaccaccacTTCATCGACCTTCAATCTAGCCACTATTGACTACCACTCAAATAATTGTCAATCATTCCACCTCTGATTCTTAAATTCGACTACTACCTATTACTAATCTGATTTCTTTTTATCCGTTCACGACCTTAGTAATATATTTTCCTCATTTTCATACTTGTCCTAAATAGTTCCAAGCCATGTGGCTAACAACTGAAATATTGCACAACCTCAATTGAAGTGGACATAATAGTGGGCTAGTTTGTCTTCTTAAATGTGTAGGCATGTGATTTAAAACTTCAAATCAATAAATTCAACTTCTTCTTAATTAATCTGTATTATATAGCCTTTCATAGGCGCATTAGACAAGTACGGATGAGGCCACATGGCTCATAATCTCACTATAATGAAACTCATCTTTTTCATTTGGGGCCCAAAATATAGGACAAAAAATAAGGAACCTTACTATACTAGTATTTTTCAAATTCCCTGTTCCTTCTTCTGCTCGTGGGTCCTCATAGGCACAGAATCAAGATATTAAACACCATTATTGTTATGACATTGTATCatgaaagaaagaagaagaaaaaaaaaaggttCTTTTATGTTATTATTTCCAAAATATAGAAATGAAGATACGTTTTGCATAAACTTTATTCCTTGTTTATATAATGTGTATATAAACTTCCACGTGGCACATTTTGATGCGTGTATGGTGGGATTGAATAGACCCATCTTGATTTGAAAGGCATTTTACAAAAGGTTAAAATGAGTGGAGTATCCATATACTTGAAAATGAAGACATCTATGATTTGTCACATTTTAACCTTAATCTTATAGGAATATTCTAGTTACCTAGCTAGTTACACTATTCACCACATTATTACaattattaaataataatttcAAAAACTCCAACCACACTATCTATATAATCAATCCTCTTAGTGCAACCAACCTCAAAACCTTAGCTCAAACAAAAACATGTATGCTACTACTTCCTTTGTTTCACCACTTCTCCATGACCTTGAGATTTTCCACTCTAGAAGGATGTTACTTCACTCTCCAATTAACCAACCATCAAATCTAGCTAACTCTCCAATTTCAACAAATATCCATGATTCAAGTAAAGAATCATCCTATCTTGGAGATGGTAATGTTGATGCAAATGTTGTTATGGTACTCTCTGTCCTATTATGTGCTCTtatttgttcactttgtttgaacTCAATCATAAGGTGTGCGTTAAGGTGCTCTAGTTTAGTTGTCACAAGTGGTGGCGGAGGTGGTGGTCGTCACGCTAACACTCCAGCTCTAGCGACAAACACTGGAATCAAGAAAAAGGCTCTCAAGACATTCACTACGGTGAGTTATTCGGCCGAGTTGAATCTGCCGAGTTTGGACTCAGAGTGTGTGATATGTTTGTCAGAGTTCGTTAACGGGGATAAGGTGCGTCTTTTGCCTAAGTGTAACCACGGATTTCATGTTCGCTGTATTGACAAATGGCTAAGTTCGCATTCGTCGTGTCCTAAATGTAGACAATGTCTTATTGAGACATGTAAAAAAATTGTTGGATCACAAAGTAGTTCATCTCAATTACCACAACCTATGTTGTATCCGGTGCCGGAAACAATTGTAACTATAGTGCCACTTGAACATGAAGGTTTGGTGAGAAACTATAGGGAGGTTAGCTAATTTAGTGGTGTTTTTCTTCTTTGAAGCTTTGAAGCTTTGAGTTTGTAGAATTAATGTGTTGAATTAGATCTAGTTTAGACTTAGCCATCTACCAATTTCAATGTAGTGGTTATTGGTCATGGATGATTGGGTGTGTAGAGTGTTCAAGCTTCTAAATTGTATAAAAACACGTTCAAGTTATAATTGCATTCTTTACGATTATACTAATTTAATGTGGTTTATGTTATAATAAGGAGGGTAGTTAAGAAAGAGCATAACTAATAAGACAGGAGATAAGAAAGTGAATTAAATGGGACGATATGAGTCACATTTTAAGGTCTGCATCATGAAGGTTTAAAGTTTTCAAAATTGGTATGACATATAGAATGGTGTAGTTAAAATAAGTTAAGTAAATAAAACTGATTTTGGAGTtcatttttataattaaaaatcAAAGTCAATATTTTAAAATTTACATCAGTGACACTTGTGAGATGTTTACCTTtgaaaatattattaaaataaataaataactgatTCAAATATGGTTgaggaaaaaaaaaagaaaaaggagaagaTGATTTATTTAAAAATGATTTTGAGAAGGCATAGAATTAGGTGGAATAAGAGTACTAGAAAACGGTGATATTGTTAATGAAATTTCAAATTAAATGAAGACAATGAATATAGAAATGTGTTGCTTCATTATCATTATCAACCTCAATCTTGATTAAATGTATCTTTTTAAGGAGTTTCTATTGAAGTTGGTAGTCTTACTATAGAGTTTGCATTTTCCTCATTTTTATTGGTAGGTGAATATAAAAGCATTTGTAATATGAACACGAGTTTATTTTTTAGGAATTAATTACTATTcattgtcagtgtaaaaagttttacacggtcgattcatcatcatcacccgtttgcattattttataagtttttaaaataaaagtcaaacttgtttcaatatccaacgtctatgattaactgacggtgtaaaattcttttacactatccgtgtatttcaattaaattctaTTTTTGAGTTGTAATGTGGATGACATTTCTGTTCTGTTTAGTTCTGTTATAATTAGTACTAACAATTATTAATGATCATTGATGTGTTTTAAAATGATAGGAAAATTGTGAAAGTAAGTAAACGAATTTGAGAAATAGTCATGCGTAAAAAAAAGTTCAATTCATTATGATAGTTCTTATAATGAGTTATATTCATTAACTCAACAAAAGAGTTAAAGAGGATAAAATGTCTCATGAATAATTGCGATAGTCTCAAATTTTATGCCACTAGTCACCTCCACACTCCCTCATGCTAGGGGTGTAGAGGCGCTAGTGGCGGCTTATAGGTGACATGGTTGTGGTTGTTGCTATAGTCTTTTGTAGTCGTTGCTTCTGTTTGTTATTTATGAATTCAAAAATGGCAACACTTTATGAAGTATTGTAATAGTTGACAAAATGTGAAAAATTGCAACACATAATGTGAAGTGTTGTTGAAAGGGTGTGtttcatcaagggtcgcaaccttgTGAAACAACACCACTTCGCCTATAAATAGGCCATTTCGGATTCAGAAATCACAAAAATAAAACATACATTCTTCATAGAAAATTCCAAAATTTCATCTTTCCTAATTCGACTTTTCATTTATCTTATATAAACTCGAATATAGGCTGAATTATCATGTGCATTCCTCCGCGTTGACTCTAAGACATTTTTTAGAGTGTTTGAAATACTATTAGAAAAATAATTACATTCACAATTCAAGCATGTATCCATTTGACTTACAAAGTTTATATAACAATCTAATAGTATCTCAAATAATGGCTAATGAGGCTTCAGTTTCTAGCATCAAAGTGATGAACCAGGGACCTTGTAAAGTTGGATCATTTCAATGGAACAAAATTCACTCGTTGACAAGACAATATGATATTCCTCCTAACTTCCTTGAAGATTCACTATGTATTGGATCCTGACTTGACACCTATTACAGAACCACAATAAAATGATTCGGAGGAACTCAAGAAAGAACACAAGAAATGAAAGGACGATGAACTCTTATATCGTGGACGTATTCTGAACACACTATTCGACTGTTTCTATGATCTCTACATAGACAACCAATCTGCAACATAAATTTGGAAAGCACTTGAGTTCAAATTCAAGGCTGAAAGGAAGgtattaaaatattttttatttctaaatattttgattataaaatgTTGGATTCAAAATCCATTCTTGCACAAGTACACGAGTTACAGGTTGTCATAAACAAACTAAATATTGTAAAGATAGACATTCCCGAAACTTTCTAAGTTGGTGCAACTTTTACAAAATTTCCATCTTCAAGAAAAATTTATAGGAAGAAATTGTTGCATAATTCCGAGGACTTGTCACTGGAGAAAATCCAGAAGCATATTCGAATCAAGGAGGAATTGAAAGATAGAGAGAAATATGAGTCTGCTCGATATTCTAAGATCAATGCAGTGAGTGCAAGAAGGCAAGAAGAAACATGATGTTATGAAGAACCATTTTGGACCTAAGAAGGAACAAAAAGAGTTCAAAAATTTTGGGGGATCAAAAGGACCCAAATGCAAATGTTTTTGTGTGTGAAAAAATTGGTCATTATGCTCGAGGTTCTAGGCATAATAAGTCCAAAAACAAGGAAAATGTTGTTCAAGAAAATGATTACATAATTACTACTGTGAGCGAAATTTTGGTGACCAAAGGCAAAGTACAAGGACGGAGGTATGATACTTGTACCACTGATCATGTTTCCTATGACAAAACAAAATTTAGAACCTATTATGAGGTTACAGATGGACAAGAGGTTCAAATGGGAAATGAAGAATGATCAAGGGTCGTCGGAATGAGAATCGTTGAACTCAACTTCACTCTGGAAAGAAAGTTACTTTTGTCAATGTACTTCATGTCCCTGAAATGAATAAGAACTTTGTTAGTGAGGATCTTTTGGGAAAACCAAGTATTAAGTTTGTGTATGAACCAGGAAAGTTAATCTTGAACCATAACAATGTATTTATGGGAAAAGTTTATTCCGCCGAGGGAATGATTAAAATTTATACTACCGATAATATTATTAATAAAGTTTTTATTTCTGC containing:
- the LOC127079878 gene encoding RING-H2 finger protein ATL78, which translates into the protein MYATTSFVSPLLHDLEIFHSRRMLLHSPINQPSNLANSPISTNIHDSSKESSYLGDGNVDANVVMVLSVLLCALICSLCLNSIIRCALRCSSLVVTSGGGGGGRHANTPALATNTGIKKKALKTFTTVSYSAELNLPSLDSECVICLSEFVNGDKVRLLPKCNHGFHVRCIDKWLSSHSSCPKCRQCLIETCKKIVGSQSSSSQLPQPMLYPVPETIVTIVPLEHEGLVRNYREVS